The following proteins come from a genomic window of Limosilactobacillus reuteri:
- a CDS encoding LysM peptidoglycan-binding domain-containing protein — translation MSKKRTHHSNNHRSRGVFAGAVSALSLLAVTTQAVNAEQLTVKSGDTIWGLAKQHGLSISALEQANPSVKKISDSIDLITVGQQLTLPTTQHDANADLNADGSYTVKPGDTLSSIADRYNVTASQLMAWNNLSSNDSLYIGQQLSVTGPAISIAVNAPVVSTSVSDTSVSAQQPAAQSTDTTSSVQVQTSAVTSTSVSQQDMASSQPAGTSQATPALSATQQVSTSSTVAAPNQSAANNSSTTIANSTTSTPAAVTSSATTNSPATTTVAAQPATANNVQVASTSAENSVAPQTQSFAVSQATSTAVNTAALYGQSFVQAAPVASQAPQSQTAPASQATVNVQNSNTAASQQTTAVTSQTQPQQSQAVASQLAQQAATTNQDLQHGSVVSLATKIANSNSVPYVWGGESLSGMDCSGLVKYVYANAEGKQLPHYTGALENCVDQHPVSEAKPGDLLFWGNHGSTYHTAIYTGNNQYVAAAHPGTNVSTYTISPYFNPSFAGTVK, via the coding sequence ATGAGTAAAAAAAGAACACATCATTCAAATAACCATCGATCTCGTGGCGTTTTTGCAGGAGCAGTTAGTGCCTTAAGTTTATTAGCAGTAACAACACAAGCAGTTAATGCTGAACAGCTTACTGTTAAGTCTGGTGATACTATTTGGGGGCTTGCAAAACAACATGGACTTTCTATTAGTGCATTAGAACAAGCAAATCCTTCAGTTAAGAAGATAAGCGATAGCATCGACTTAATTACAGTTGGTCAACAATTAACGTTGCCTACTACTCAACATGATGCTAACGCGGATTTGAATGCTGATGGTAGTTATACTGTTAAACCTGGCGATACACTTAGTTCTATTGCTGATCGTTATAATGTAACTGCTAGTCAATTAATGGCATGGAACAACTTAAGCTCTAATGATTCATTATACATTGGACAACAACTCAGTGTAACAGGTCCTGCGATCTCAATTGCTGTAAACGCACCTGTTGTAAGTACCTCTGTTTCTGATACGAGTGTATCGGCTCAGCAACCGGCTGCTCAATCGACAGACACAACTTCATCGGTTCAAGTTCAAACTTCAGCAGTTACGTCTACTTCTGTGTCTCAACAAGATATGGCTAGTAGTCAACCAGCAGGGACTTCACAAGCAACTCCTGCTTTGAGTGCAACGCAACAAGTTTCAACTTCTTCAACAGTAGCTGCTCCTAATCAAAGTGCAGCCAATAATAGTAGTACCACTATTGCAAATAGTACAACTTCGACTCCTGCTGCTGTAACGTCCTCAGCAACTACTAATAGTCCAGCCACTACAACAGTTGCTGCTCAACCTGCTACAGCTAATAATGTTCAGGTTGCCTCTACCTCAGCTGAAAATAGTGTTGCACCGCAAACACAAAGTTTTGCTGTTAGTCAAGCTACTTCAACAGCTGTGAATACTGCTGCTTTATATGGACAATCATTTGTTCAAGCAGCGCCAGTAGCAAGTCAAGCACCACAATCACAGACTGCCCCAGCATCACAAGCAACGGTTAACGTTCAGAATAGTAATACTGCAGCTTCACAACAAACAACTGCTGTAACATCACAAACTCAACCGCAACAATCACAAGCGGTTGCTAGTCAACTTGCACAGCAAGCAGCAACTACTAATCAAGATTTACAACATGGTTCTGTAGTTAGCCTTGCCACTAAGATTGCTAACTCTAATAGTGTTCCATACGTATGGGGTGGTGAAAGTCTTAGTGGAATGGATTGTTCTGGATTAGTTAAGTATGTTTATGCTAATGCGGAAGGTAAGCAATTACCACACTATACAGGAGCACTTGAAAACTGTGTGGACCAACATCCAGTTAGTGAAGCTAAGCCAGGTGATCTCTTATTCTGGGGTAACCATGGTTCAACTTACCATACAGCTATTTATACAGGAAATAATCAATATGTAGCAGCTGCTCACCCTGGAACTAATGTATCGACTTACACGATTAGTCCATACTTTAACCCAAGTTTTGCCGGAACAGTTAAATAG
- a CDS encoding YegS/Rv2252/BmrU family lipid kinase produces MNYSIILNRHAGNGNAEKAWSSIKPVLDQQQIDYHMETTKYPNHGEYLASQIAQSHNAGSIIVIAIGGDGTLHQVVNGLMKTAKRLNKEPLAVGYIPAGTGNDFARGYGISMHPQRALNQILTADAPQKINIGHYHEAIRGEEGYFLNNLGIGFDAAIVSRANTFKAHHKKNHIGRFTYLQKAIGVIYDQEPFTLMIQSGRERFIFPKAYIAITSNHPFIGGGFKVAPNASLKKPSLELVVAERKGWPMTIWQLLQLARGKLDQSKFAHHFQSDNLHIRTTSLEFSQTDGEEIGNRFIDLTLDISQYPIWQTIEK; encoded by the coding sequence ATGAATTATTCAATCATCCTCAACCGTCATGCTGGTAATGGCAATGCAGAAAAGGCATGGTCGTCAATCAAACCGGTCTTAGATCAACAACAAATTGATTATCACATGGAAACAACTAAGTATCCTAATCATGGAGAATACCTTGCTAGCCAAATCGCCCAATCCCATAATGCGGGATCAATAATTGTCATTGCGATTGGTGGTGACGGTACGCTACATCAAGTTGTTAATGGACTTATGAAGACGGCCAAGCGATTGAATAAAGAACCACTTGCGGTTGGATATATTCCTGCCGGGACAGGAAATGATTTTGCCCGCGGTTACGGGATTTCTATGCATCCACAAAGGGCATTAAATCAAATTTTAACTGCAGATGCACCACAAAAAATTAACATTGGTCATTATCATGAGGCGATTCGGGGTGAAGAAGGCTATTTTCTTAATAATTTAGGAATTGGTTTTGACGCGGCAATTGTTAGTCGTGCTAATACATTCAAGGCTCATCACAAGAAAAATCATATCGGGCGTTTCACCTATCTTCAAAAGGCAATTGGAGTAATCTATGATCAAGAGCCCTTTACCTTGATGATTCAATCTGGGCGTGAACGCTTTATTTTTCCTAAAGCTTACATCGCAATTACCAGCAATCATCCATTTATCGGTGGCGGATTTAAGGTCGCACCAAATGCTTCATTAAAGAAACCATCATTGGAATTAGTCGTTGCTGAACGAAAAGGTTGGCCTATGACAATTTGGCAATTGCTACAGTTAGCCCGGGGTAAGTTAGACCAATCAAAATTTGCCCACCACTTCCAAAGTGATAATCTCCACATCAGAACTACTTCACTAGAATTTAGTCAAACTGATGGAGAAGAGATTGGTAATCGTTTTATCGACCTCACCTTAGACATTAGTCAATATCCAATTTGGCAAACAATAGAAAAATAA
- a CDS encoding DNA-directed RNA polymerase subunit epsilon encodes MTFKVYYQADKTKRPVRENTQSLYIEADSEAEALLMVEHNTDYNIEFVEQLDERALAYEKQNPNFKLTTF; translated from the coding sequence ATGACTTTTAAAGTATACTACCAAGCTGATAAGACAAAACGCCCAGTTCGTGAAAATACTCAATCATTGTATATTGAAGCTGATTCAGAAGCTGAAGCACTTTTAATGGTTGAACACAACACTGACTACAATATTGAATTTGTGGAACAACTTGATGAAAGGGCTCTTGCTTACGAAAAGCAAAACCCTAACTTTAAGTTGACGACGTTCTAA
- the def gene encoding peptide deformylase, which yields MYLMKDITRDGNPVLRKRAAKVSFPLSDEDQKLAKDMMQYLEVSQDPELCEKYKLRAGVGLAAPQVGVSKQMAAVLVPAPDENEKPLFKDVIINPVIVSESVQYGALTEGEGCLSVDKDVPGYVPRHDRITLRYQDVNGETHKVRLKHYPAIVCQHEIDHLHGVLFYDHINKDQPFEAPADTVMIS from the coding sequence ATGTATTTAATGAAAGATATTACCCGTGATGGCAATCCCGTTTTACGTAAACGAGCTGCCAAGGTCTCATTTCCCCTATCTGATGAAGACCAAAAATTAGCTAAGGATATGATGCAATACTTAGAAGTAAGTCAAGACCCTGAATTATGTGAAAAGTACAAATTGCGAGCTGGGGTTGGCCTTGCTGCCCCTCAAGTGGGTGTTTCAAAGCAAATGGCCGCTGTTCTTGTCCCTGCACCTGATGAGAATGAAAAGCCCTTATTTAAGGACGTTATTATTAATCCAGTAATCGTCAGTGAATCCGTTCAATATGGTGCTCTTACTGAAGGTGAAGGTTGTCTTTCAGTTGATAAAGACGTGCCTGGCTATGTACCACGACATGACCGGATTACACTACGTTATCAAGATGTTAATGGTGAAACACATAAGGTACGATTAAAGCATTATCCAGCAATTGTTTGTCAGCATGAAATTGACCATTTACATGGGGTGCTATTTTACGATCATATTAACAAAGATCAACCATTTGAGGCACCTGCAGATACAGTGATGATTAGTTAA
- the pdhA gene encoding pyruvate dehydrogenase (acetyl-transferring) E1 component subunit alpha, translated as MANTKAVNFAEIKANEGVPYAKPVQILDNYGNVVNKELMANFSDELLVDLMKKMVWERALHEQTMSFSKQGRLGFYAPTWGEEASEMGTAAAFKKQDFLFPAYRDLPQLIQHGATVAQMYLWSKGHIKGNLFDARALRPQIIIGAQMVEMAGGALGIKKNGEKDTVAYAYTGEGGSSQGDTYEGMNFAGAFQAPGVFIIQNNGWAISFPRKLQTEAQTIAQKAVAAGIPGVQVDGMDVLACYEVAKEAREFAAAGNGPVLIETLTYRFGAHSSAGDDPSRYRTEDETKPWFDKDPLIRLRKYLTKKGLWSEEEEQKYADECKQSFKEAMKEADSVEPEKVSDMLKRTFEVPTPDIKEQIKKYEEKESK; from the coding sequence ATGGCCAATACCAAAGCTGTCAATTTTGCTGAGATTAAAGCCAATGAAGGGGTACCTTATGCAAAACCCGTACAAATTCTTGATAACTACGGAAATGTTGTTAACAAAGAATTAATGGCTAATTTCAGTGATGAATTATTAGTTGACTTAATGAAAAAAATGGTTTGGGAACGTGCCTTGCATGAACAAACAATGAGTTTCTCAAAGCAAGGTCGGTTAGGTTTTTATGCTCCAACTTGGGGTGAAGAAGCTTCTGAAATGGGAACCGCTGCTGCATTTAAGAAGCAAGACTTCCTATTTCCGGCATACCGTGATTTGCCACAATTAATTCAACATGGAGCAACCGTTGCTCAAATGTACTTATGGTCAAAGGGACACATCAAAGGTAATCTTTTTGATGCTCGTGCTCTCCGACCACAAATCATTATTGGTGCTCAGATGGTCGAAATGGCTGGTGGCGCTCTTGGAATTAAGAAGAATGGCGAAAAGGACACTGTTGCCTATGCTTACACTGGTGAAGGTGGAAGCTCACAAGGGGATACTTATGAAGGAATGAATTTTGCTGGTGCGTTCCAAGCTCCTGGTGTGTTTATTATTCAAAATAATGGCTGGGCTATCTCATTCCCACGAAAACTCCAAACTGAAGCGCAAACAATTGCCCAAAAAGCTGTTGCTGCTGGTATTCCTGGCGTTCAAGTTGATGGGATGGATGTTCTTGCATGTTATGAAGTTGCAAAGGAAGCTCGTGAATTTGCTGCTGCTGGTAATGGACCAGTACTAATTGAAACATTAACATACCGGTTCGGTGCGCACAGTTCTGCTGGTGATGATCCTAGTCGTTACCGGACTGAGGATGAAACAAAGCCATGGTTTGATAAAGATCCATTGATTCGTCTCCGCAAGTACTTAACAAAGAAAGGGCTTTGGTCTGAAGAAGAAGAACAAAAGTACGCTGATGAATGTAAACAAAGCTTTAAAGAAGCAATGAAAGAAGCCGACTCAGTAGAGCCAGAAAAAGTTAGCGATATGTTGAAGCGGACGTTTGAAGTACCAACTCCAGATATTAAAGAACAAATTAAGAAGTACGAAGAAAAGGAGTCGAAGTAA
- a CDS encoding glycerate kinase: MKFVIAPDSFKGGLTAKEAANVMAEGIKRVFPNAEYALVPMADGGEGTVQSLVDATNGQKMIAKVHNPLNKLVNAEYGILGDGETAVIEMAAASGLQFVNKETANPLITTTYGTGELIKDALDHNIKKIIIGIGGSATVDGGAGMAQALGARLLDVDNREIGLGGGALASLNQIDFRGLYPRLKNVDIQIASDVTNPLTGKNGAAPVFGPQKGADEEMVNILDKNLHHYARKIVAAGGPDVEQTAGAGAAGGLGAGLIAFTGATMKRGVELVIEATQLRKKAVGADYVFTGEGGIDFQTKFGKTPYGVAKATKEVAPTAPVIVLAGNIGKAVNDLYSSTAIDAIFATPEGAKPLKTALADAPIDIAQTAENVARLIKVSHVNN, translated from the coding sequence ATGAAATTTGTAATTGCTCCAGATTCATTTAAAGGTGGACTAACAGCAAAAGAAGCAGCAAATGTGATGGCAGAAGGAATTAAAAGAGTGTTTCCGAATGCCGAGTATGCTTTAGTTCCAATGGCTGATGGAGGAGAGGGGACTGTTCAATCCTTAGTTGATGCGACTAACGGTCAAAAAATGATTGCTAAAGTCCACAACCCATTAAATAAATTAGTTAATGCTGAGTATGGGATATTAGGTGATGGGGAAACAGCAGTGATTGAGATGGCGGCGGCAAGTGGGCTTCAATTTGTTAATAAGGAGACTGCGAACCCGCTTATTACAACTACATATGGTACCGGCGAGTTAATTAAGGATGCTCTTGACCATAATATAAAAAAAATAATTATTGGAATTGGAGGAAGTGCAACCGTTGATGGTGGTGCAGGAATGGCCCAAGCACTTGGAGCGCGTTTATTGGATGTTGATAATCGTGAAATTGGTTTAGGCGGTGGTGCGTTAGCAAGTTTAAATCAAATCGATTTTCGAGGTTTATATCCCCGTTTAAAAAATGTAGATATTCAGATTGCATCAGACGTTACCAACCCATTAACAGGAAAAAATGGGGCAGCCCCAGTATTTGGTCCACAAAAGGGTGCTGACGAAGAAATGGTGAACATCTTGGACAAAAATCTTCATCATTATGCACGAAAAATAGTTGCAGCTGGTGGGCCAGACGTTGAACAAACGGCAGGTGCAGGGGCAGCCGGTGGCTTAGGAGCTGGATTAATAGCTTTTACCGGTGCAACAATGAAGCGAGGGGTAGAACTAGTAATTGAAGCAACTCAACTACGAAAAAAGGCAGTTGGCGCTGATTATGTTTTTACTGGTGAAGGAGGAATTGATTTCCAGACTAAATTTGGTAAAACGCCATATGGAGTCGCTAAGGCAACTAAAGAGGTGGCTCCAACTGCTCCGGTAATTGTGTTGGCTGGAAATATTGGTAAAGCTGTAAATGATCTATATTCATCCACTGCCATTGATGCAATTTTTGCAACTCCTGAGGGGGCTAAACCATTAAAAACAGCATTAGCAGATGCACCTATTGATATTGCACAAACAGCGGAAAACGTTGCGCGTTTAATTAAAGTAAGTCATGTTAATAATTAG
- a CDS encoding alpha-ketoacid dehydrogenase subunit beta: MAKKTYIKAITEGIDIALAEDPKTLVFGEDVGKNGGVFRATNGLQEKYGVDRVFSTPLAESGILGMSIGLAATGWRPVPEIQFMGFTFEAMDSIAAQMSRMRFQYNGTKHAPITIRTPYGGGTHTAELHGDDLENFFVGIPGLRVVAPSSAYDAKGLIISAIENNDPVLFLENLRLYRSVKGEVPDDKYTVPLDKANVVQEGTDVTIIAYGGEVSEAQKAAKKLAKDNISAEIIDLRSLYPLDTDTIFESLKKTHRVVIVQEAQKMAGVGAQVASAISEGAIMYLDAPVTRVAAPNSVYPFPQAENVWLPGARDIEDAVREVINY; the protein is encoded by the coding sequence ATGGCTAAAAAGACTTATATCAAAGCAATTACTGAAGGTATTGACATCGCTTTAGCCGAAGATCCTAAGACTTTAGTATTCGGTGAAGATGTTGGTAAAAACGGTGGTGTTTTCCGTGCCACTAATGGTCTTCAAGAAAAATATGGTGTTGATCGAGTATTTAGTACTCCGCTTGCCGAATCAGGTATTTTAGGAATGTCAATTGGTTTAGCAGCAACCGGCTGGCGTCCAGTCCCAGAAATTCAATTCATGGGTTTCACCTTTGAAGCAATGGATTCTATCGCTGCCCAAATGTCACGGATGCGTTTCCAATATAATGGAACTAAGCATGCGCCAATTACCATTCGGACTCCTTATGGTGGTGGTACTCATACCGCTGAATTGCACGGGGATGATCTTGAAAACTTCTTCGTTGGTATTCCAGGATTACGGGTTGTTGCACCAAGCTCTGCCTATGATGCTAAGGGATTAATTATTTCTGCAATTGAAAATAACGATCCAGTTCTTTTCCTTGAAAACCTTCGTCTCTATCGTTCAGTCAAAGGTGAAGTTCCTGATGACAAGTATACTGTTCCGTTGGATAAAGCAAATGTTGTTCAAGAAGGTACTGATGTTACAATTATCGCTTATGGTGGTGAAGTATCAGAAGCGCAAAAAGCTGCTAAGAAATTAGCTAAGGATAATATTTCTGCTGAGATTATCGACTTACGTTCTCTTTACCCGCTTGATACTGACACGATCTTTGAATCACTTAAGAAAACGCACCGAGTAGTTATTGTTCAAGAAGCGCAAAAGATGGCTGGTGTTGGTGCCCAAGTTGCATCAGCTATTTCAGAAGGCGCAATTATGTACCTTGATGCTCCTGTTACCCGGGTTGCTGCTCCTAACTCAGTATATCCATTCCCACAAGCTGAAAATGTTTGGCTTCCAGGTGCACGTGATATTGAGGACGCCGTACGAGAAGTAATTAATTACTAA